TCGCCCGCCGGTTCCGCGCCGACCTCGGGACGACACCCGCGGCGTGGCTCAACCGGCAGCGCCTGCTGCGCGCGCAACTGCTGCTCGAGGAGTCCGACCTGGGCCTGGACCGGGTCGCCGCCGAGACGGGTTTCGGCTCGGCGGCCGTCATGCGGCACCACTTCGTGAAGGTGCTGCAGACGACGCCGGCCGCCTACCGGCGCACCTTCGGGCAACTGGGGCAGCAGCTCGCAGAGCAGTCCGCCTGAGCCGGCCGGCGATGAGTGGGGGGTGGCGCTAGGCGCGGGCGCCCGGGGCGGCGAGGAACAGCTCGCCCGAGCCGGTGAACGTGAGCTCGCCCTCGTCGGGCGTCACGAAGAACGCCGACCCCCGGGCGACGTCGACGCTGCCGCCGGCCGAGGAGACCGTGACGCTCCCGGCTGTCGCGATCACGATGGCCGGGCCGAGCGGCAGGTACCGCGAGGGGGTGGTGGCCGCATCCGGAGCCACGGCCCCCGCACCCTCCACTGCACCCTCCCCCACGACGACCCGCACCAGCACGAAGTCGGTGACGTCGGGCTGGAACTCCTCGATACCGGGGGCTGGATGCCCGGGCACGAGGTAGGGCACGGGCAGCGACTCGAACTGCAGCACGCTGAGCAGCTCGGGCACGTCGATGTACTTCGGCGTCAACCCACCGCGCAACACATTGTCGGAGGCTGCCATCAGCTCGACGCCCAGCCCCTTCAGGTAGGCGTGGATGTTGCCGGCCGGCAGGAAGAGCGCCTCGCCACGCGCCAGCGTCACCCGGTTCAGCAGCAGCGAGAGCACCACGCCCGGGTCGCCCGGGTATTCCGCGGCGAGGTCGCGCACCGTCGCGATCGCGGGGCCGAACGCCTCGCTCGTGAGACCCTCGGCGAGCGCCGTCACGTGCAGGGTCAGCGCCTCGACCTGCTCGCTGCCCGAGAGCAGCCACTCCACGCTCGACTCGAGCGCGTCGGCCGTCTCGCCGCCGAGGTGCGCCTCGAGGGCCGCCAGCAGTTCGGGTTCGGGAAGGGCGAGCCGGGCATCCGCTGCCTGCAGCTCGGCGACGATCGCGCGGATCTCGGCCAGCGAACGAAAGCCGCAGAGCGCCTCGAAGGTGTCGCTGAGCGCGTAGATGACCTCCGGCTTGTGCAGCGGGTCTTTGTAGTTGCGGTTCGGCGCATCGATCGGCAGTCCGGCCGCGTTCTCGCGGGCGAAGCCCTCCTTCGCCCTGCCGAGTGTCGGGTGGGCCTGCAGCGACAGCGGGCCGCCCGCCGCGAGGATCTTCAGGAGGTAGGGAAGCTGTCCGTGGGCTCCGGAT
Above is a genomic segment from Subtercola boreus containing:
- the manA gene encoding mannose-6-phosphate isomerase, class I yields the protein MFVPISNTPRDYAWGSARAISDLLGTAPTGRPEAELWLGAHPSSPSVIDDPELTGGATDLAEWISRDPGGASGAHGQLPYLLKILAAGGPLSLQAHPTLGRAKEGFARENAAGLPIDAPNRNYKDPLHKPEVIYALSDTFEALCGFRSLAEIRAIVAELQAADARLALPEPELLAALEAHLGGETADALESSVEWLLSGSEQVEALTLHVTALAEGLTSEAFGPAIATVRDLAAEYPGDPGVVLSLLLNRVTLARGEALFLPAGNIHAYLKGLGVELMAASDNVLRGGLTPKYIDVPELLSVLQFESLPVPYLVPGHPAPGIEEFQPDVTDFVLVRVVVGEGAVEGAGAVAPDAATTPSRYLPLGPAIVIATAGSVTVSSAGGSVDVARGSAFFVTPDEGELTFTGSGELFLAAPGARA